From the genome of Mycobacteriales bacterium:
GGCTGTCCACCCGCGGCCTGGCCGACCTCGGGATCCCCGCGGTCGGCACCGACCTGGTGCCGGCGATGGTGGCCCGGGCCCGCGCCGACACCGGCCTGCCGTACGCGGTCGCCTCGGCCGAGGCGCTGCCGGTCGCGTCCGGGTCGGTCGAGCTGGTCACGGTCAGCTCGGCGGTGCACTGGTTCGGCCGGGACCGGTTCCTGGCCGAGGTGGCCCGGGTGCTGCGGCCCGGCGGTCTTCTGCTGCTCTACGAGCACGCCGGGGCGCGTCCGGCGGATCCCGCGTACGTCGGCTGGGTCGGGGACACCTACCTGGTCCGGTACCCGGCGCCGCCGCGCGGGCCGATGGCGGCCGCCGTCGAGCCCGGGGAGCGGTTCGTGGTCGAGCGGTCCGAGCGCTGGCGCGACGAGGTGCCGTTCACCCTGGCCGGGCTGGTCGCCTACCTGCTCTCCCAGACCAACCTGGTCGACGAGGACCCCGCGGTCGTGACGCCCTGGCTGCGGGCCGAGCTACGTCCCTTCTTCCCCGGGCAGGAGCCCGTGCCCTTCGCCTTCGACGCGGGCGCCCAGCTGCTGCGGCTCGTCGGCTGAGCCGCGGTGCAGCGGGGCCCGGCCGGGCGGCTGCTGCGGCGCGGGCAGCAGCGGCTCGCGCGGCTGCAGGTCCCGGGTGACCGGGGCGTCCACGGTCACGGTGAGGTCCTCGCCGGCGTGCCGGAAGGTCAGCGAGCCGCCGGTTCCGTCCCGCAGCGAGTACGTCACCTGCTCGGCCTCGACCTCGACGCCCAGGCGCATCCCGCGCCAGCGCAGCCCGAAGGCGAGCCGGCTGATCCCGGCCGGCAGCGCCGGGTCCAGCGCCAGCACGCCGCCGGAGACCCGCAGCCCGCCGAACCCGGACACCAGCGCGATCCAGGCCCCGGCCAGCGAGGCGATGTGCAGCCCGTCGCCGGTGTTGTCGTGCAGGTCCTGCAGGTCGACCAGCGCGGCCTCGTACGTGTAGTCGTGGGCCAGCTCCAGGTGCCCGACCTCGGCCGCGAGCACGGCCTGGATGCAGGCCGACAGCGAGGAGTCCCGGACCGTACGGCGCTCGTAGTAGTCGACGTTGCGGGCCTTGTCCTCGGCGCTGAACCGCTCGCCGAACCAGAGCATGGCCAGCACCAGGTCGGCCTGCTTGGTCACCTGCCTGCGGTAGAGATCGAAGTACGGCGCGTGCAGCAGCAGCGGGTACGTGCCGTTCGCGGCGAAGTCCCACTCCGGCAGCCGGGTGAAGCCGGCCGACTGCGGGTGCACCTTCAGCTCGTCGTCGTACGGGACGAACACCGCGTCGGCCGCGTCCCGCCAGGACTTCGCCTCGGCCGCGTCGACCGTCAACGCCGCCCCGCGGTCCTGGTGCCGGTCGACGGCGTCGGCGGCGGCGAGCAGGTTCGCCGCCGCGGCCAGGTTCGTGTAGACGTTGTCCGGCACGATCGCCGTGTACTCGTCCGGCCCGGTCACGCCGACCACGTGCCAGCCGCCGTCGCGGGAGTGGTGGCCCAGCGACATCCAGAGCCGGGCCGTCTCGACCAGGATCTCCACGCCGCACTCGGCCTGCAGCGACTCGTCGCCGGTGACCGTCCGGTGCCGCTCGACCGCGGCGGCGATGTCCGCGTTGACGTGGAACGCGGCGGTGCCGGCCGGCCAGTAGCCCGAGCACTCGGCCCCGCCGATCGTCCGCCACGGGAACGCCGCCCCGGCCAGGTTCAGCGTGCCGGCCCGGCCCCGGGCCTGGTCCAGCGTGCTGTGCCGCCAGCGGATCGCGTCC
Proteins encoded in this window:
- a CDS encoding class I SAM-dependent methyltransferase — its product is MTYGNPFVAAADRYAAGRPYHHARTLGRALAGRRPRSALDVACGTGLSTRGLADLGIPAVGTDLVPAMVARARADTGLPYAVASAEALPVASGSVELVTVSSAVHWFGRDRFLAEVARVLRPGGLLLLYEHAGARPADPAYVGWVGDTYLVRYPAPPRGPMAAAVEPGERFVVERSERWRDEVPFTLAGLVAYLLSQTNLVDEDPAVVTPWLRAELRPFFPGQEPVPFAFDAGAQLLRLVG
- a CDS encoding glycosyl hydrolase family 65 protein; its protein translation is MSHRAQFPVEPWRIRETHLDLDRLARSESVFALSNGHLGLRGNLDEGEPHGIPGTYLGSFYELRPLPYAETGYGYPESGQTVVNVTNGKLIRLLVDDEPFDVRYGELHDHERVLDLRAGTLTRTVDWSSPAGRRVRVRSTRLVSLSQRAVAAIEYVVEPVDGPVRVIVQSELVANEAQPQQMRDEDPRVAAVLDRPLQAMEQDVRDRGAILVHRTRRSDLQMAAGMDHLVEAPGRVDVETAAGEDRARTTVVCVLQPGERLRLVKLLAYGWSSVRSRPALLDQVAGALTGARFSGFEGLLAEQKDYLDRFWDAGDVEVDGDSELQQAVRFGMFHVLQAGARTERRAIPAKGLTGPGYDGHTLWDTEAYVLPVLDHTVPEASADAIRWRHSTLDQARGRAGTLNLAGAAFPWRTIGGAECSGYWPAGTAAFHVNADIAAAVERHRTVTGDESLQAECGVEILVETARLWMSLGHHSRDGGWHVVGVTGPDEYTAIVPDNVYTNLAAAANLLAAADAVDRHQDRGAALTVDAAEAKSWRDAADAVFVPYDDELKVHPQSAGFTRLPEWDFAANGTYPLLLHAPYFDLYRRQVTKQADLVLAMLWFGERFSAEDKARNVDYYERRTVRDSSLSACIQAVLAAEVGHLELAHDYTYEAALVDLQDLHDNTGDGLHIASLAGAWIALVSGFGGLRVSGGVLALDPALPAGISRLAFGLRWRGMRLGVEVEAEQVTYSLRDGTGGSLTFRHAGEDLTVTVDAPVTRDLQPREPLLPAPQQPPGRAPLHRGSADEPQQLGARVEGEGHGLLPGEEGT